A portion of the Deinococcus peraridilitoris DSM 19664 genome contains these proteins:
- a CDS encoding acyl-CoA mutase large subunit family protein, with product MKKNQWLQSVYAPATQKFPERKYNYTNLSDMDPDPIYTQDDLEGLDVERDLGYPGEYPYTRGVQSTMYRGKLWTMRMFAGFGSAEQTNERFHALLKAGQTGLSTAFDLPTLMGYDSDHPFSMGEVGKCGVAVASLADMEILFDGIDPEQVTTSMTINSPASAIWAMYIAMAQKKGANLANLGGTIQNDILKEFIAQKEYIYPPAPSVKLVIDTFEWGPKNLPKWNFISVSGYHIREAGATGVQELAFTLADGFHYVEKALERGLDIDEFAPRISFFWDVHNDFFEEIAKFRAARRIWARQMRERYGAKNPRSWMLRTHAQTAGVSLPAQQPLNNIARVAIQALAAVLGGTNSLHTDSYDEALALPTEEAATIALRTQQIIAYETGVAGVVDPLAGSYYVEKLTNDIEAAALGYIEQIRALGGVEKCIDLGFFANEIGEAAYRYQREVDSKDRIIVGVNDFVTEPVQVPIQLIDPEVERVQAERLARVRRERDPQRHEAALNMLRDAAVNGANTMPAFLECAHAYATLGEQMDVLRKVYGEYTEPVTV from the coding sequence ATGAAGAAGAACCAGTGGCTGCAGAGTGTCTACGCGCCCGCAACCCAGAAATTTCCCGAGCGCAAGTACAACTACACGAACCTGTCCGACATGGACCCCGATCCCATCTATACCCAGGATGATCTCGAAGGCCTCGATGTCGAGCGCGATCTGGGTTACCCGGGCGAATATCCGTACACCCGCGGCGTGCAGAGCACCATGTACCGCGGCAAGCTCTGGACCATGCGGATGTTCGCAGGTTTTGGCAGCGCCGAGCAGACCAATGAGCGTTTTCACGCGCTGCTGAAAGCCGGTCAGACGGGCCTCTCGACCGCCTTTGACCTGCCGACCCTGATGGGTTACGACAGCGATCATCCGTTCAGCATGGGCGAGGTTGGCAAGTGCGGGGTTGCCGTGGCCTCGCTGGCCGACATGGAGATTCTGTTCGACGGCATCGACCCCGAGCAGGTCACGACTTCCATGACCATCAACAGCCCGGCCAGCGCCATCTGGGCGATGTACATCGCCATGGCTCAGAAAAAAGGCGCCAATCTCGCCAACCTGGGCGGAACCATTCAGAACGACATCCTGAAAGAGTTCATCGCCCAGAAGGAGTACATCTACCCGCCTGCGCCCAGCGTGAAGCTGGTCATCGATACCTTTGAATGGGGACCGAAGAACCTGCCGAAGTGGAATTTCATCTCGGTGTCCGGCTACCACATCCGCGAGGCCGGAGCGACCGGGGTGCAGGAGCTGGCCTTTACCCTCGCCGACGGCTTCCACTACGTTGAGAAGGCCCTTGAGCGCGGTTTGGACATCGACGAGTTCGCACCGCGCATCTCGTTTTTCTGGGACGTACACAACGACTTCTTCGAGGAGATCGCCAAATTCCGTGCTGCCCGCCGCATCTGGGCGCGTCAGATGCGGGAACGCTACGGTGCCAAGAATCCCCGAAGCTGGATGCTGCGCACGCACGCCCAGACCGCCGGGGTGAGTCTGCCAGCCCAGCAGCCGCTCAACAACATCGCGCGCGTGGCCATTCAGGCGCTCGCGGCAGTGCTGGGCGGCACCAACTCGCTGCACACCGACAGCTACGACGAGGCGCTCGCCCTGCCCACCGAGGAGGCGGCCACCATCGCCCTGCGCACCCAGCAGATCATCGCTTACGAAACCGGCGTGGCGGGCGTGGTCGATCCGCTGGCGGGCAGCTATTACGTCGAGAAGCTCACGAACGATATCGAGGCCGCCGCTCTCGGCTACATCGAGCAGATCCGGGCGCTGGGCGGAGTCGAGAAGTGTATCGACCTGGGTTTCTTTGCCAATGAGATTGGCGAGGCCGCCTACCGCTACCAGCGGGAAGTCGACAGCAAGGACCGCATCATCGTGGGCGTGAACGATTTCGTGACCGAACCTGTCCAGGTGCCCATTCAGCTGATCGACCCGGAAGTTGAGCGGGTGCAGGCCGAACGGCTCGCGCGTGTACGCCGCGAACGCGATCCACAGCGCCACGAGGCAGCGCTGAACATGCTGCGCGACGCGGCCGTGAACGGCGCCAACACCATGCCTGCCTTCCTGGAGTGTGCTCACGCGTACGCCACGCTGGGCGAACAGATGGATGTGCTGCGCAAGGTATACGGCGAGTACACCGAGCCTGTCACCGTATAA
- a CDS encoding adenylyltransferase/cytidyltransferase family protein: MTGVRLGVYIGRFQPLHNAHQQVMLEALSQVEQLVVILGSARAARSIKNPFTVSERQDMITAALQQAGVAPTRLHFMGVRDFWDTPAWASAVREAVSHVQNGAHDLILFGHEKDASSAYLREFPDWTFRPTQVRSALSATPLRRAWLRGDWVTLEDAVPSAVLCWLRDFARRAEYAALQEEALALHHWRAAWTSAPHTPTFVSAHALVQSERAVLLHRRVQMPGRSLWQLPGGLLHPQASLRDSATRHLREQTGLDTSLPPPEIVLTFDHPERSLLGREVAYVHAWRIPHHRFAASASSHWLHDDEALAQPEQFYADHYRLLELTLERLEKRGG; this comes from the coding sequence ATGACTGGCGTGCGGCTCGGGGTGTACATCGGGCGTTTTCAGCCTCTGCACAACGCGCATCAGCAGGTCATGCTCGAAGCGCTTTCGCAGGTAGAGCAACTGGTGGTGATTCTCGGAAGCGCCCGTGCGGCGCGCTCGATCAAGAACCCGTTCACCGTTTCCGAACGTCAGGACATGATCACCGCGGCCCTGCAGCAGGCCGGAGTTGCGCCCACACGTCTGCACTTCATGGGGGTGCGTGACTTCTGGGACACGCCGGCCTGGGCTTCGGCGGTGCGTGAAGCCGTGAGTCACGTGCAGAACGGCGCACACGACCTGATTCTCTTCGGCCACGAAAAGGACGCCAGCAGCGCTTACCTGCGCGAATTTCCCGACTGGACCTTCCGGCCCACCCAGGTGCGCTCCGCCCTCAGCGCTACGCCGCTGCGACGCGCCTGGCTGCGGGGTGACTGGGTGACGCTGGAAGACGCCGTCCCTTCGGCCGTGCTGTGCTGGTTACGGGACTTTGCCCGGCGAGCAGAGTACGCCGCGCTGCAGGAAGAAGCGCTTGCCCTGCACCACTGGAGGGCAGCCTGGACCTCGGCGCCGCATACCCCGACGTTCGTCTCGGCGCATGCCCTCGTGCAAAGTGAAAGGGCGGTGCTTTTGCACCGCCGGGTCCAGATGCCGGGCCGGTCACTGTGGCAGCTGCCCGGCGGCCTGCTGCATCCACAGGCCAGCCTGCGTGACTCGGCCACGCGGCACCTGCGTGAGCAGACCGGTCTGGACACGTCCCTGCCTCCCCCGGAGATCGTGCTGACTTTCGACCACCCCGAGCGTTCACTCCTGGGGCGCGAAGTGGCATACGTGCATGCCTGGCGCATACCGCACCATCGCTTTGCGGCCAGCGCCTCGTCACACTGGCTTCACGATGACGAGGCGCTGGCCCAGCCCGAACAGTTTTACGCCGATCATTACCGACTGCTGGAACTGACGCTCGAACGCCTGGAAAAGCGAGGAGGATGA
- a CDS encoding nicotinate phosphoribosyltransferase, with amino-acid sequence MSTPLSPLFTDLYQLTMLAGYLRWGLHEQEATFDLYFRRSPFGGSYAVWAGLESALDYLTQLRFEDEHLAYLRNLQLFDEAFLAYLQSWRFSGEVIAFPEGSVVFPNEPLLTVRAPLGEAQLVETALLNLLNFQTLIATKAARAFLSASGSPHGGSVVEFGARRAQGPNGALLAARAAFIGGATGTSNVEAGQRFGIPVVGTHAHAWVEAFPSEIAAFRAYADAFPDDSTLLIDTFDTLKSGLPNAITVAHELAGRGHALRGVRLDSGDLAYLSRRAREMLDGAGLENVKIVASNDLDEFVIDSVIREGGRIDVYGVGTRLATGGGEGGGALGGVYKLVQLGSTPKMKLTADRAKSTVPGRKRVWRARDEAGTALLDVVSLEGERPQKGQLVTDPANPLNRTRLPERCTLESARRVVLEAGKRTEPASPLSELQAYAASELRRLPEGTTRLLNPHVYRVALSEGLQSLRARMIAELEADAPGA; translated from the coding sequence GTGAGCACGCCACTGAGTCCGCTCTTTACAGACCTCTACCAGCTCACCATGCTGGCAGGTTACTTGCGCTGGGGGCTGCACGAGCAGGAAGCAACCTTCGACCTGTATTTCCGCCGCTCCCCGTTTGGCGGGTCATACGCGGTGTGGGCTGGTCTGGAGAGCGCTCTTGACTACCTGACCCAGTTGCGTTTTGAGGACGAGCACCTTGCCTACCTGCGCAACTTGCAGCTTTTTGACGAGGCCTTTCTGGCTTACCTGCAGAGTTGGCGCTTCTCGGGCGAGGTCATCGCCTTTCCCGAAGGTTCGGTGGTCTTTCCGAACGAGCCGCTGCTGACGGTGCGCGCCCCTCTTGGCGAAGCGCAGCTGGTCGAGACGGCCCTTTTGAATCTGCTGAACTTCCAGACCCTGATCGCCACCAAAGCGGCGCGCGCTTTTCTGAGTGCGTCGGGCAGCCCGCACGGGGGCAGCGTCGTCGAGTTCGGCGCGCGGCGGGCGCAAGGGCCAAACGGCGCCCTCCTCGCTGCACGTGCGGCCTTTATCGGCGGGGCCACCGGCACCAGCAACGTCGAGGCCGGGCAACGGTTTGGCATTCCGGTCGTGGGAACCCACGCTCACGCCTGGGTGGAAGCCTTTCCCTCGGAAATTGCCGCATTTCGGGCGTATGCCGACGCATTTCCCGACGATTCCACCCTGCTGATCGACACCTTCGACACCCTGAAGAGCGGCCTCCCAAACGCCATCACGGTCGCGCACGAACTCGCCGGGCGTGGGCACGCGCTCAGGGGTGTGCGACTCGACTCGGGCGACCTCGCTTACCTGAGCCGGAGAGCGCGCGAAATGCTTGACGGCGCGGGCCTGGAAAACGTCAAGATCGTCGCTTCCAATGACCTGGACGAATTCGTGATCGATTCGGTGATTCGTGAAGGTGGGCGCATCGACGTATACGGAGTAGGGACCCGGCTGGCCACCGGCGGTGGCGAGGGTGGCGGCGCGCTGGGAGGCGTCTACAAGCTCGTGCAGCTGGGAAGCACGCCAAAGATGAAACTCACGGCCGACCGTGCCAAATCCACCGTGCCAGGCCGCAAGCGGGTATGGCGCGCGCGGGACGAGGCTGGCACCGCGCTGCTCGACGTGGTGTCACTGGAAGGTGAGAGGCCCCAGAAGGGACAGCTGGTCACCGACCCGGCAAATCCGCTCAACCGCACCCGGCTGCCCGAGCGCTGCACGCTGGAAAGCGCCCGTCGGGTGGTCCTGGAGGCAGGAAAGCGCACCGAACCTGCTTCACCCCTGAGCGAACTGCAGGCCTATGCCGCATCCGAGCTTCGCCGGCTGCCTGAGGGAACGACCCGCCTGCTCAATCCGCATGTGTACCGCGTGGCCCTCAGCGAAGGTCTGCAAAGCTTGCGGGCCCGCATGATCGCCGAGCTCGAAGCCGACGCGCCCGGCGCATGA
- a CDS encoding MFS transporter, protein MTNALTKSETIDSAIDRIGLGRFQWRLLAVGGLTWAADAMEVLLAGFALPGLVAEFAFPRTGTNATLFVSAAFVGMFFGALFWGPVADRIGRRRVLLTTVFLGVLFGLATALAPSFALVLLFRFLTGFAIGGTLPVDYALIAEYVPTKVRGRFLVYLESFWALGTIAVAGLSWWLFTSLPPEGAWRWVVGLAALPGLVGLWIRRTIPESPRYLALQGKRDEAREVLRQVAAYNGSAVDIGELAPPAGRAGTPLSALWKPALVRRTVLLSVTWFCLSLGYYGIFTWLPTFFRLQGLDLGLVYRNTLILALAQIPGYILAAYLVERVGRRPTLAGFLLVGALASFLFTLVGSGVASLVVSALLSAALLGAWGALYAFTPELYPTESRSTGMGWVSSMARLASIFAPTVGAVLLTSALPLALSIYASFFVVGALAVLFIGQETRGRRLSETAAEASST, encoded by the coding sequence GTGACCAATGCCCTCACAAAATCAGAAACCATCGACTCCGCCATCGACCGTATCGGACTCGGACGTTTTCAGTGGCGCCTGCTGGCAGTAGGCGGCCTCACTTGGGCCGCGGACGCCATGGAAGTGCTGCTCGCCGGCTTCGCACTGCCGGGACTGGTGGCCGAATTCGCCTTTCCACGCACCGGAACCAACGCCACCCTCTTCGTGTCAGCCGCTTTTGTCGGCATGTTTTTCGGCGCGCTGTTCTGGGGGCCCGTGGCCGACCGGATCGGGCGGCGGCGGGTGCTGCTCACGACCGTTTTTCTGGGCGTGCTGTTCGGACTCGCCACCGCGCTGGCCCCGAGTTTCGCACTGGTGCTGCTGTTTCGCTTCCTGACCGGTTTCGCCATCGGCGGCACCCTGCCCGTCGACTACGCCCTGATTGCCGAGTACGTCCCGACCAAGGTACGAGGACGTTTCCTGGTGTATCTGGAAAGCTTCTGGGCCCTGGGAACCATTGCGGTGGCCGGCCTGTCGTGGTGGCTCTTTACCTCGCTGCCACCCGAGGGCGCCTGGCGCTGGGTGGTCGGCCTCGCCGCGCTGCCAGGACTGGTCGGTCTGTGGATTCGCCGCACGATTCCCGAATCACCGCGCTACCTGGCCCTTCAGGGAAAGCGTGACGAGGCGCGCGAGGTGTTGCGTCAGGTGGCAGCGTACAACGGCAGTGCGGTTGACATCGGAGAGCTGGCTCCTCCGGCGGGCCGTGCCGGCACACCGCTCTCCGCTCTCTGGAAGCCGGCCCTCGTGCGACGCACGGTGCTGCTGTCCGTCACCTGGTTCTGCCTGTCGCTCGGTTATTACGGCATCTTTACCTGGCTGCCGACGTTTTTCCGCCTGCAGGGACTGGATCTGGGGCTGGTATACCGCAACACCCTGATCCTGGCGCTCGCCCAGATTCCCGGTTACATACTGGCGGCCTATCTGGTCGAGCGCGTGGGGCGCCGGCCCACCCTGGCGGGTTTTCTGCTGGTCGGCGCGCTGGCCAGCTTTCTCTTTACACTGGTCGGCAGTGGTGTGGCGTCGCTGGTGGTGAGCGCCCTGCTCTCAGCGGCGCTGCTGGGCGCGTGGGGAGCGCTGTACGCCTTCACACCGGAACTTTACCCCACCGAGTCCCGCTCCACCGGTATGGGCTGGGTGAGCAGCATGGCCCGCCTCGCCAGCATCTTCGCCCCCACCGTCGGCGCCGTTCTGCTCACTTCGGCCCTGCCGCTGGCCCTGAGCATCTACGCTTCCTTCTTTGTGGTGGGCGCGCTGGCGGTGTTGTTCATCGGCCAGGAAACGCGTGGGCGGCGTCTGTCGGAGACGGCCGCCGAGGCCAGCAGCACGTGA
- the nadE gene encoding ammonia-dependent NAD(+) synthetase: protein MNHAPDSLRARILSELAAQPVIDPAMEIRRRTEFLKRYLLTTPARGFVLGVSGGQDSSLTGRLVQLAIEELNAGQNGDSRGDFTFIAVRLPYGVQADEDDAQLALSFIRPERTVTVNIKPAVDASASSVERALGAPVGDFVKGNIKARERMLAQYAVAGQENLLVVGTDHAAEAITGFFTKHGDGATDLMPIAGLSKRQGRAMLEYLGAPRRLFEKIPTADLEEARPGLPDEEALGLSYREIDDYLEGRPVSDEVAARLERYFLNSRHKRQLPVMPLDTWWQE, encoded by the coding sequence ATGAACCACGCACCCGACAGCCTCAGAGCGCGCATTTTATCCGAGCTTGCCGCACAGCCGGTCATTGACCCGGCAATGGAGATTCGGCGACGCACGGAGTTTCTTAAACGCTATCTGCTCACCACTCCCGCCCGCGGCTTTGTGTTGGGCGTCAGCGGCGGGCAGGACTCCAGCCTCACCGGGCGGCTTGTGCAGCTCGCCATCGAGGAACTGAACGCGGGTCAGAATGGTGATTCGCGAGGTGACTTCACTTTTATCGCCGTGCGTCTGCCTTACGGCGTACAGGCCGACGAAGACGACGCTCAGCTGGCGCTTTCATTCATTCGCCCCGAGCGCACGGTCACCGTGAACATCAAGCCTGCTGTGGACGCTTCGGCCAGCAGCGTCGAGCGGGCACTCGGGGCGCCGGTCGGCGATTTCGTGAAGGGGAACATCAAGGCCCGCGAGCGGATGCTGGCGCAGTATGCCGTCGCCGGGCAGGAAAACCTGCTGGTGGTGGGCACCGACCACGCGGCCGAAGCCATCACCGGCTTTTTCACGAAGCACGGCGACGGCGCCACCGACCTGATGCCCATTGCGGGCCTCAGCAAGCGGCAGGGGCGCGCCATGCTGGAGTACCTGGGTGCGCCACGCCGCCTCTTTGAGAAAATACCGACCGCCGACCTGGAAGAAGCCCGACCTGGATTGCCCGACGAGGAAGCGCTGGGCCTGTCGTACCGCGAAATCGACGACTATCTGGAAGGCCGGCCCGTCAGCGACGAGGTGGCTGCGCGGCTCGAACGCTACTTCCTGAATAGCCGTCACAAACGCCAACTTCCCGTCATGCCGCTCGATACGTGGTGGCAGGAGTAA
- a CDS encoding RNHCP domain-containing protein, producing MSRRFTVQGTNEGFTCVHCGAEVAPLRSGSVRNHCPVCLWSLHVDEFPGDRANPCRGPLRPVGVEHSAKKGWIIVHRCERCGFVGRNKAALDDPQQSDDYALIVELSGRPVK from the coding sequence TTGAGTCGCCGCTTTACGGTGCAGGGCACCAACGAAGGCTTCACCTGCGTTCATTGCGGCGCCGAGGTCGCGCCCCTGCGGAGCGGCAGCGTGCGCAACCACTGTCCGGTGTGCCTGTGGAGCCTGCACGTCGACGAGTTTCCCGGTGACCGCGCCAATCCCTGCCGGGGCCCCCTGCGGCCGGTAGGAGTGGAGCATAGTGCCAAGAAAGGCTGGATCATCGTGCACCGCTGCGAGCGCTGCGGTTTTGTGGGCCGTAACAAAGCTGCCCTGGACGATCCGCAGCAAAGCGACGACTACGCGCTGATCGTCGAGTTGTCGGGCCGCCCCGTGAAGTAG
- a CDS encoding MBL fold metallo-hydrolase, whose amino-acid sequence MHTIDLHFQGVAGVIACYVLESTEGLILIDPGPSSSLGALRSGLRDLGFTLGEVRHVLLTHIHLDHAGAAGNIARESGATVYVHARGAAHLVRPERLLASATQIYGEQMDPLWGGMPAVPEARLVTVDGGETLTLGGVRLEVLYTPGHAVHHVAWHVGDELFCGDVAGVRLSNSQSPRAPTPPPDIDLELWRESLERLMALNARVVHLTHFGSYSDVQEHWRQLLANMERDAQVVRDSLARAETSDDLTRTFVDRLEAQLSEEGPDLAERMRFASPAWMSVQGLTRYWGKHDARPSEDR is encoded by the coding sequence ATGCACACCATCGACCTGCACTTTCAGGGGGTAGCGGGCGTGATCGCCTGTTACGTGCTGGAGAGCACGGAAGGGCTGATCCTGATCGATCCTGGTCCGAGCAGTAGCCTGGGGGCGTTGCGGTCGGGATTGCGTGACCTGGGCTTTACGCTCGGTGAGGTTCGCCACGTGCTGCTGACCCACATTCATCTTGACCACGCGGGGGCGGCCGGGAACATCGCACGCGAAAGTGGCGCCACCGTGTACGTTCACGCGCGCGGCGCCGCTCATCTCGTCCGGCCCGAGCGCCTGTTGGCGAGCGCGACGCAGATTTACGGTGAGCAGATGGACCCGTTGTGGGGGGGTATGCCTGCCGTGCCCGAGGCACGATTGGTCACCGTCGACGGCGGCGAGACACTCACCCTCGGCGGGGTAAGGCTCGAAGTGCTGTATACACCCGGTCACGCGGTGCACCACGTTGCCTGGCACGTTGGCGACGAACTGTTCTGTGGGGACGTGGCGGGCGTGCGGCTGTCGAACTCGCAGTCTCCCCGCGCACCCACGCCGCCTCCGGACATCGATCTCGAGCTGTGGCGTGAAAGCCTGGAGCGGCTGATGGCCCTGAACGCGCGGGTCGTGCACCTGACGCACTTTGGCAGTTATAGCGATGTGCAGGAGCACTGGCGACAGCTGCTCGCCAATATGGAGCGTGACGCGCAGGTGGTGCGCGACAGTCTGGCACGTGCCGAGACTTCGGATGATTTGACCCGCACATTCGTCGACCGGCTCGAAGCCCAGCTGTCAGAAGAAGGACCGGATCTGGCCGAGCGTATGCGCTTTGCCAGCCCCGCGTGGATGAGCGTACAGGGCCTCACGCGCTACTGGGGTAAGCACGACGCCCGCCCGTCCGAGGATCGGTGA
- the purN gene encoding phosphoribosylglycinamide formyltransferase — MTLAPSARLAVLASGRGSNLAALLEAFPGQVAVVISNKRDAPALERARAAGIEALHVPWPPGGARDFEAAVETLLSSRQVTLVLLAGFMRLLSPGFTRAWHGRILNIHPSLLPAFPGLHAHAQALNAGAAFTGCSVHFVDAGCDTGEVILQKRVPVQAGDTEETLSRRLLPAEHEAYPQAVRLVLRGLAFPRPQPGEIEAEFGVNVAADAQGVRAARLLRDWGREDAVADALEGHLTPLTSLARSTDELRLAWTTLDSLSERRARWEKRGELLVQAETLGLGAHCARALAVTADEWDTTTY, encoded by the coding sequence ATGACGCTCGCCCCATCGGCGAGACTGGCGGTGCTGGCTTCCGGAAGGGGCTCCAACCTCGCGGCCCTGCTGGAAGCCTTTCCCGGACAGGTCGCAGTGGTGATTTCCAACAAGCGTGACGCTCCAGCCCTGGAGCGCGCACGTGCAGCCGGTATCGAAGCGCTGCACGTGCCCTGGCCTCCGGGCGGCGCACGGGATTTCGAAGCGGCGGTGGAAACGCTGCTCAGCTCGCGTCAGGTTACGCTGGTGCTGCTCGCAGGCTTCATGCGCCTGCTGTCACCCGGCTTCACGCGCGCCTGGCACGGCCGCATTCTCAACATCCATCCGTCATTGCTGCCCGCTTTTCCCGGCCTGCATGCGCATGCCCAGGCACTGAACGCCGGAGCCGCATTCACCGGCTGCAGCGTGCATTTTGTCGACGCCGGTTGCGACACCGGCGAGGTGATTTTGCAAAAGCGAGTGCCTGTACAGGCGGGTGACACCGAGGAAACGCTGTCGCGGCGCCTGTTGCCCGCCGAGCACGAAGCCTATCCGCAGGCCGTGCGGCTGGTGCTGCGTGGCCTGGCGTTTCCCCGCCCGCAGCCTGGTGAGATCGAGGCCGAGTTCGGCGTGAACGTTGCGGCGGACGCACAAGGCGTGCGGGCCGCACGCCTGCTGCGCGACTGGGGCAGGGAAGACGCTGTCGCGGACGCACTTGAAGGTCATCTCACCCCTCTGACGTCTTTGGCGCGCTCCACTGACGAGCTTCGCCTCGCCTGGACAACCCTCGATTCGCTCAGTGAGCGGCGTGCACGCTGGGAAAAGCGTGGCGAACTGCTGGTGCAGGCAGAGACGCTGGGGCTCGGAGCCCATTGCGCCCGGGCGCTGGCGGTCACGGCAGACGAGTGGGACACGACGACGTACTGA
- the purD gene encoding phosphoribosylamine--glycine ligase, which produces MKVLLIGSGGREHALAEALSRSPSLSALLATPGNPGIAQFARIVEAVQSPSALADLAQREQVDLTVVGPEVPLVAGVVDEFEARGLRIFGPTRKAARIEGDKAWSKAFMSRHGIPTARHESLTDLTAARDAAERFPLPLVVKDAGLRAGKGVTICHARDEVETALLDIFSQPDACAVLEEFMVGQEVTVLAFTDGTRAVAMPTAQDHKTIFENDTGPMTGGMGVICPFPLTHEQHARIEREILGPTLAGLRREGAPFVGVLYAGLMLTAEGPKVVEFNCRFGDPEAEAVLPLLRSDLLKIIEACLNGRLTPELVQFDDGASAVVVMAAPGYPGEAHKGAVVELPALQASERIFHAGTALQNGQLVAAGGRVLAVQARGDDLDEAVERAYAVVERVRFPGAQLRRDIGFRVGVAVRAKTR; this is translated from the coding sequence ATGAAGGTGTTACTGATCGGAAGTGGAGGGCGTGAGCACGCCCTGGCAGAAGCATTGTCGCGCTCGCCAAGTCTTTCGGCGCTGCTGGCGACGCCCGGCAATCCCGGCATCGCCCAGTTTGCACGGATCGTCGAGGCTGTGCAGTCGCCTTCAGCGCTGGCCGATCTTGCACAACGCGAGCAGGTCGATCTGACTGTCGTTGGTCCTGAAGTTCCTTTGGTGGCCGGCGTGGTCGACGAGTTTGAGGCTCGTGGCCTGCGAATCTTCGGACCGACCCGCAAAGCGGCGCGGATCGAGGGCGACAAAGCGTGGTCAAAAGCCTTTATGTCACGCCACGGCATTCCCACCGCACGCCATGAAAGTCTGACCGACCTGACGGCGGCGCGGGACGCAGCCGAGCGCTTTCCACTTCCACTGGTGGTCAAGGATGCCGGATTGCGTGCCGGGAAGGGCGTAACAATCTGCCATGCCCGTGACGAGGTCGAGACGGCGCTGCTTGACATTTTCAGCCAGCCCGACGCCTGTGCAGTGCTGGAAGAATTCATGGTCGGGCAGGAGGTCACGGTTCTCGCCTTTACGGACGGCACCCGCGCCGTGGCCATGCCGACAGCGCAGGACCACAAGACCATCTTCGAGAACGATACCGGTCCCATGACGGGGGGCATGGGTGTGATTTGTCCGTTTCCCCTCACGCACGAGCAGCATGCCCGCATTGAGCGCGAGATTCTTGGCCCCACCCTTGCCGGACTGCGCCGTGAAGGAGCGCCGTTCGTGGGCGTCTTGTATGCCGGTCTGATGCTGACGGCGGAGGGGCCCAAGGTCGTGGAATTCAACTGCCGCTTTGGTGACCCGGAAGCCGAGGCGGTGCTGCCGTTGCTTCGCAGCGACCTTCTGAAGATCATCGAGGCCTGCCTCAATGGACGCCTCACGCCGGAGCTGGTGCAGTTCGACGACGGCGCCAGCGCTGTCGTCGTGATGGCAGCGCCCGGTTACCCTGGGGAAGCGCACAAGGGTGCTGTCGTGGAGTTGCCCGCCCTGCAGGCGTCCGAACGGATTTTTCATGCGGGCACGGCGCTTCAGAATGGGCAACTCGTCGCTGCTGGCGGGCGGGTGCTGGCAGTACAGGCCCGGGGAGACGATTTGGATGAGGCCGTGGAGCGCGCGTACGCTGTGGTCGAACGTGTCCGGTTTCCAGGAGCGCAGCTGAGGCGTGATATCGGATTTCGCGTCGGCGTCGCTGTACGCGCAAAAACGCGTTGA
- the secG gene encoding preprotein translocase subunit SecG, giving the protein MISILLEVLLALVCVVLVFFVLLQVPKQAGLSASMGGGGNLFGGQGVEGGLVRLTAVAGGLFMVICLLLAIIPR; this is encoded by the coding sequence ATGATCTCGATTCTGTTGGAAGTGCTGCTGGCCCTGGTCTGTGTCGTGCTGGTATTCTTTGTGTTGCTGCAGGTTCCCAAGCAGGCGGGCCTGTCGGCCAGCATGGGGGGTGGCGGTAACCTGTTCGGCGGTCAGGGCGTTGAGGGGGGACTGGTGCGCCTGACTGCGGTGGCGGGCGGCCTGTTCATGGTGATCTGCCTGCTGTTGGCGATCATTCCGCGCTGA